The segment TGGCTGGTTTCCTACCTGGTATTATTCTTATACTTATAATGAGTGGTTTATGTTTATATACTGCTTACTGTCTTCTTCTTGTACATAAATATCatggtaaaaaaatatttattttttatatataatacaaaaataGAATATTAAAAACTCTAATGTAACAGTAAAATTGTgataatttactgtttaaggtGGACATAAAGGTATAGAAGTGATTCAACTAAgccgaatatatttaaataagtcTGCAGAATATATTGCTAAAATTTTTAGTATTACTGTTTTATTGGGAGCAACTATTGCTTATTGGGTACTGATGTCTAATTTCTTATACAATTCTGTAAATTTCATACATGGTAAatgtgaattaaaatttttattttttgtctaACGTTCGATACATCGTATGTTAGAAGGAATTTCGGATTCTACTAACATCGTATTTCTTCATAGATAGTATAGTCGGAACATCCGAATACTCTGCTGTTGACAATACCTCTTATCCATCGGAAGgtacatattttatttacaatatattGTATAACTGATTTGCATATATAAATACGTACGAAGCGGGGAATATAAAGAGAGCTcaattttatgtttattttaattgcAGTATTGTGTCCAAAGAAAACGATGCATAACAATACCGGCAATATAATCCATGAGAATACATACAATTCTTTGGGACCAATTTGGGATTTATATAAAACAGTTCCTGTCTTTCTTGGTTTATTGATATTTccaattttgaattttaatagTCCTACGTTCTTTACAAAATTCAATTCCCTTGGtaagtaaaatatatatttctttttttttataataatgtcTACATCGCATGTAAATTATTTGCCaacttgatattttttttaggTTGCAACAAACATATGACTTTGTCCTATAAATTTATATCTTACTCTGTCAAATTATGAACACTCTATGTATCTCGCAGGAACTGCATCAATCATATATTTGATTACCTTTGTCTTGGTGAAATCAATATCATGGGGCATTAACATGGATGAAATGGAATGGAAAATTAATTGGTCATTGAAATCTTCGTTTCCTGCTCTTTCTGGCATGCTGGCAATGTCATTTTTCATTCATAACATCATAATTACTGTAATGCAAAATAATCGTGATCAAAACAAAAATGTAagtaatttcaattcgttcacAGATTGGTCAGTTTTACAAATTCGTTAAGAGACTTTACTCTTATGTTGCAGGGAAGAGACCTTTCTATAGCATATCTTCTTGTTACACTGACTTATATCATTGTGGGCGTAGTATTTTATATATGTTTCCCACTGAGCAAATCATGTATCGAAGATGTAAGTAAAATATTAACATGTTTTAACACGAAGTGCACCTAATATTATTCGGCAAAAATATTAAGTAAAAATTGTGTTTCCCTTACAGAATTTATTGAATAACTTTCAAAAATGGAGTGGTTTAACAGTGGGTGCTCGAATTGTTTTACTTTTCCAATTATTGACCGTTTATCCGTTGCTCGCATATATGCTACGCGTTCAG is part of the Colletes latitarsis isolate SP2378_abdomen chromosome 10, iyColLati1, whole genome shotgun sequence genome and harbors:
- the LOC143346504 gene encoding neutral amino acid transporter 9 isoform X1, whose translation is MHKSRNDWNIDKHNSESESTPLLSSESHTSVESVIFQDSETSDLDCTPSNTYLNVFYRYGSLEACSVNSNATVVPKRLPPLIQDHALVIPLSLNTSCPLNVTQDRCYEIHNTDLIFSNEKYESNNKQSLLNDFTSKFLSQSYSLEEENTCKDTKPKQSSLVTVFSIWNTILGSSLLTIPWGIQMAGFLPGIILILIMSGLCLYTAYCLLLVHKYHGGHKGIEVIQLSRIYLNKSAEYIAKIFSITVLLGATIAYWVLMSNFLYNSVNFIHDSIVGTSEYSAVDNTSYPSEVLCPKKTMHNNTGNIIHENTYNSLGPIWDLYKTVPVFLGLLIFPILNFNSPTFFTKFNSLGTASIIYLITFVLVKSISWGINMDEMEWKINWSLKSSFPALSGMLAMSFFIHNIIITVMQNNRDQNKNGRDLSIAYLLVTLTYIIVGVVFYICFPLSKSCIEDNLLNNFQKWSGLTVGARIVLLFQLLTVYPLLAYMLRVQLLSSICKTSNTGCVILVNSVLVCICILFAVFVPYIGTIVRYTGAISGFIYVFTLPSLLYLVILKQQNKLTIFCTLLHISIPIFGFLNLVAQFFIIES
- the LOC143346504 gene encoding neutral amino acid transporter 9 isoform X2, translating into MHKSRNDWNIDKHNSESESTPLLSSESHTSVESVIFQDSETSDLDCTPSNTYLKYGSLEACSVNSNATVVPKRLPPLIQDHALVIPLSLNTSCPLNVTQDRCYEIHNTDLIFSNEKYESNNKQSLLNDFTSKFLSQSYSLEEENTCKDTKPKQSSLVTVFSIWNTILGSSLLTIPWGIQMAGFLPGIILILIMSGLCLYTAYCLLLVHKYHGGHKGIEVIQLSRIYLNKSAEYIAKIFSITVLLGATIAYWVLMSNFLYNSVNFIHDSIVGTSEYSAVDNTSYPSEVLCPKKTMHNNTGNIIHENTYNSLGPIWDLYKTVPVFLGLLIFPILNFNSPTFFTKFNSLGTASIIYLITFVLVKSISWGINMDEMEWKINWSLKSSFPALSGMLAMSFFIHNIIITVMQNNRDQNKNGRDLSIAYLLVTLTYIIVGVVFYICFPLSKSCIEDNLLNNFQKWSGLTVGARIVLLFQLLTVYPLLAYMLRVQLLSSICKTSNTGCVILVNSVLVCICILFAVFVPYIGTIVRYTGAISGFIYVFTLPSLLYLVILKQQNKLTIFCTLLHISIPIFGFLNLVAQFFIIES